One Caretta caretta isolate rCarCar2 chromosome 8, rCarCar1.hap1, whole genome shotgun sequence DNA window includes the following coding sequences:
- the UBE2U gene encoding ubiquitin-conjugating enzyme E2 U isoform X1, which yields MHSRAYFLLEREYLEYKEDNIFGIFVTPIKDNLLEWLAEVQGLKDSLWEGAVLQLSIKYTEEYNSVPPTVMFNTIPFHPNVDQHSGRPCIDFLENPKEWNGKLTMSSILLAVQVMLSNPELENAVNVEAAEMLKNNISLYRQMVIQCVRTSQHLEDLSSTGKVCASSPKYYLPSEASSRGHVRRITTISFEDYHRMWSGIATSKAAEHFKAPLFEDPAFIGNCYGWKAKNVKETGEWDENSYNAIVSQLIRKQRQQTIDEKLIEIRKMEQDNNLLYQTPEPESQAAGEKRPLSKEEEPWESEVDNLVAWTNTLCTKGLED from the exons TCACTCCTATAAAGGATAATTTGCTAGAATGGCTAGCCGAAGTCCAGGGACTCAAGGATTCTCTCTGGGAAG GGGCTGTTCTCCAGCTGTCAATAAAGTACACTGAAGAGTACAATAGTGTCCCTCCAACTGTTATGTTCAACACCATTCCATTCCATCCCAATG TGGATCAGCACTCGGGGAGACCTTGTATAGATTTTCTAGAAAACCCTAAAGAGTGGAATGGAAAGTTAACGATGAGTAGCATTTTACTCGCTGTCCAG GTCATGCTTTCTAATCCAGAACTGGAAAATGCAGTGAATGTGGAAGCAGCAGAAATGCTGAAAAACAACATATCCTTGTACAGACAAATGGTTATACAATGTGTTAGAACTAGCCAGCACCTAGAAG ACCTTTCTAGCACTGGGAAAGTTTGTGCTTCTTCTCCAAAGTATTACTTGCCATCTGAAGCATCTTCTCGGGGCCATGTCAG AAGGATTACAACCATTTCGTTTGAAGATTACCACAGGATGTGGTCAGGAATAGCCACATCAAAAGCAGCAGAACATTTTAAAGCCCCAT TGTTTGAAGATCCAGCATTTATAGGGAATTGTTATGGCTGGAAGGCAAAAAATGTGAAAGAAACAGGAGAATGGGATGAGAATTC ATACAATGCTATTGTCTCTCAACTCATCAGAAAGCAGAGGCAGCAAACAATAGATGAGAAACTGATAGAAATTAGGAAAATGGAACAGGACAACAACCTGCTTTACCAAACTCCAG AACCAGAAAGTCAAGCAGCAGGTGAAAAGAGACCCCTCAGCAAAGAGGAAGAGCCGTGGGAGAGTGAAGTGGACAATCTAGTAGCCTGGACTAACACTCTTTGTACCAAAGGATTAGAGGATTAA
- the UBE2U gene encoding ubiquitin-conjugating enzyme E2 U isoform X3 produces the protein MHSRAYFLLEREYLEYKEDNIFGIFVTPIKDNLLEWLAEVQGLKDSLWEGAVLQLSIKYTEEYNSVPPTVMFNTIPFHPNVDQHSGRPCIDFLENPKEWNGKLTMSSILLAVQVMLSNPELENAVNVEAAEMLKNNISLYRQMVIQCVRTSQHLEDLSSTGKVCASSPKYYLPSEASSRGHVRYNAIVSQLIRKQRQQTIDEKLIEIRKMEQDNNLLYQTPEPESQAAGEKRPLSKEEEPWESEVDNLVAWTNTLCTKGLED, from the exons TCACTCCTATAAAGGATAATTTGCTAGAATGGCTAGCCGAAGTCCAGGGACTCAAGGATTCTCTCTGGGAAG GGGCTGTTCTCCAGCTGTCAATAAAGTACACTGAAGAGTACAATAGTGTCCCTCCAACTGTTATGTTCAACACCATTCCATTCCATCCCAATG TGGATCAGCACTCGGGGAGACCTTGTATAGATTTTCTAGAAAACCCTAAAGAGTGGAATGGAAAGTTAACGATGAGTAGCATTTTACTCGCTGTCCAG GTCATGCTTTCTAATCCAGAACTGGAAAATGCAGTGAATGTGGAAGCAGCAGAAATGCTGAAAAACAACATATCCTTGTACAGACAAATGGTTATACAATGTGTTAGAACTAGCCAGCACCTAGAAG ACCTTTCTAGCACTGGGAAAGTTTGTGCTTCTTCTCCAAAGTATTACTTGCCATCTGAAGCATCTTCTCGGGGCCATGTCAG ATACAATGCTATTGTCTCTCAACTCATCAGAAAGCAGAGGCAGCAAACAATAGATGAGAAACTGATAGAAATTAGGAAAATGGAACAGGACAACAACCTGCTTTACCAAACTCCAG AACCAGAAAGTCAAGCAGCAGGTGAAAAGAGACCCCTCAGCAAAGAGGAAGAGCCGTGGGAGAGTGAAGTGGACAATCTAGTAGCCTGGACTAACACTCTTTGTACCAAAGGATTAGAGGATTAA
- the UBE2U gene encoding ubiquitin-conjugating enzyme E2 U isoform X2: protein MTITQQSRAVLQLSIKYTEEYNSVPPTVMFNTIPFHPNVDQHSGRPCIDFLENPKEWNGKLTMSSILLAVQVMLSNPELENAVNVEAAEMLKNNISLYRQMVIQCVRTSQHLEDLSSTGKVCASSPKYYLPSEASSRGHVRRITTISFEDYHRMWSGIATSKAAEHFKAPLFEDPAFIGNCYGWKAKNVKETGEWDENSYNAIVSQLIRKQRQQTIDEKLIEIRKMEQDNNLLYQTPEPESQAAGEKRPLSKEEEPWESEVDNLVAWTNTLCTKGLED from the exons ATGACGATAACTCAGCAATCCA GGGCTGTTCTCCAGCTGTCAATAAAGTACACTGAAGAGTACAATAGTGTCCCTCCAACTGTTATGTTCAACACCATTCCATTCCATCCCAATG TGGATCAGCACTCGGGGAGACCTTGTATAGATTTTCTAGAAAACCCTAAAGAGTGGAATGGAAAGTTAACGATGAGTAGCATTTTACTCGCTGTCCAG GTCATGCTTTCTAATCCAGAACTGGAAAATGCAGTGAATGTGGAAGCAGCAGAAATGCTGAAAAACAACATATCCTTGTACAGACAAATGGTTATACAATGTGTTAGAACTAGCCAGCACCTAGAAG ACCTTTCTAGCACTGGGAAAGTTTGTGCTTCTTCTCCAAAGTATTACTTGCCATCTGAAGCATCTTCTCGGGGCCATGTCAG AAGGATTACAACCATTTCGTTTGAAGATTACCACAGGATGTGGTCAGGAATAGCCACATCAAAAGCAGCAGAACATTTTAAAGCCCCAT TGTTTGAAGATCCAGCATTTATAGGGAATTGTTATGGCTGGAAGGCAAAAAATGTGAAAGAAACAGGAGAATGGGATGAGAATTC ATACAATGCTATTGTCTCTCAACTCATCAGAAAGCAGAGGCAGCAAACAATAGATGAGAAACTGATAGAAATTAGGAAAATGGAACAGGACAACAACCTGCTTTACCAAACTCCAG AACCAGAAAGTCAAGCAGCAGGTGAAAAGAGACCCCTCAGCAAAGAGGAAGAGCCGTGGGAGAGTGAAGTGGACAATCTAGTAGCCTGGACTAACACTCTTTGTACCAAAGGATTAGAGGATTAA